DNA from Amorphoplanes friuliensis DSM 7358:
GCGGCTGACCGTGGCCCGGGAGTTCGGTGTGCAGAGCGCGGCGGTTCTGCTGCTGCGCCCGGGTGCGGTCGCCCGCACGACCAGCGGCAAGATCCAGCGGGCGGCGATGCGGGAGCTCTTCGAGACGGGCGCGCTGGAGCCCGTCGCCGGGGACGTCGACCACCGGCACGTCGCCGGCCCGGCCGCGGTGGCGGCCCGATGACGGACCTGTCCACCCTGCTGCGGGGAGCCGCGTTCGACCCGGCGACGCTGGCGAAGCTCGACGAGGCCGAGGAGTTCCCGGCCGACGCCTGCGCGGCCCTCGACGACTTCGGCCTGCCCGGCTACTACGTGCCCGCCGAGCACGGCGGTGTGCTGCGAGGTTTCGACGAGGTCGCCACCCTGCTGCGCGAGGTCGCGGGCCGTGATCTGACGGTGGCGGTCGCGCACGGCAAGACCTACCTCGGTGCCGTCGCCACCTGGATCGCCGGTGAGCCCGCTGCCGCCGCCCGGCTCGGCGAGCGGATCCGGGCCGGTGCGGTCGTCTCCTGCGCCCTGACCGAACGCGCCCACGGCAGCGACCTCCTCGGCGGCGAGGTGACCGCCCGTCCGGCCGGCGACGGCTGGACCCTCGACGGCGAGAAGTGGCTGATCAACAACGCGACCCGCGCGGAGCTGGTCACCGTTTTGGCGAAGACGGACCCCGCCGGAGGCCCTCGGGGCTTCACGCTCTTCCTGCTCGACAAGAACCGGCTGGAACCCGGCGCCCTGACACCCTCGCCCAAGGTTCCGACGTACGGGGTTCGCGGCGCGGACATCAGCGGGATCGTCCTGCGCGATGCCAGGGTCGGGGCGGACGCGGTGATCGGACCGGTCGGGCACGGCATCGAGATCATCCTGAAGGCGCTGCACATCACGCGGACCGCCTGCGTGGCGATGTCGCTCGGCGCCGGTGACCACGCCCTGGAGCTGGCCGGGGCGTTCGCCCGCGAGACGGTCGTGGACGGGCGTCCCCTCGCCGACCGGCCCGCGATCCAGCGGGTGCTCGCCGACGCGGCGGCCGCCCTCGACCTCGCCTCGGCGGCAGCGACGGTCGCGGTGCGGGCCATCACGGGTCTGCCCCGCGAGCTCAGCGTGCACTCGGCCGTCGCCAAGGCGTTCGTGCCGGCCCAGGTCGACGACCTCATCGCCCGGCTCACCGTCGCCCTCGGCCCGTACGGCCTGCTGGGTGCGGACTTCCGGCACGGCGCCTTCGCCAAGCTGGAGCGCGACGCCCGCATCATCGGCATCTTCGACGGGTCCAGCCTGGTCAACCGCAACTCCCTGATCGACCAGTTCCGGCGGCTGTCCCGCGCCTGGCGCAAGGGGGAGTGGAACGTCTCCGGCCTGGCCGAGGTGACCACCCCGGACGCGGCGCCCAGCCCTTTCCGGCCGGGTGCCCTGTCGCTGGTCACCGACGGCAACTCGGTGCTGACCGCTCTGCCCGGCGCGGCCCGTGCGATGACAGCCTCGGACCGTTTGACCGGACTCGTCGACCGGGTGGTCGCGGCGACCACCGGCGTGCACGAGGAGATGGCGGCGCTGACGATCCGGCCGCACGCCGTGCCGCCGGCCGCGTTCGAGCTCGCGGAGCGTTACGAGCTCTGTTACGCCGCCGCCGCCGGGATTCACCTGTGGCTGCACGAGCCCCGGCCCGCCGGCGAGACCCGTCTCGTGGCGTTGCTGGAGCGGGCCCTGACCGGGGTCGGTGCCCGATGACCACCTTGGACCAGCTGCTCGGTGACCCGTACGACGCCGCCAACCCGTACGGGTTCGCGGCGATCGGCGCCGGTGCCGCGTTGCCCGCGGGCTCCGGGACCGGCGAGGACCTGCGGGCGCTCTACCGCCGGTCGCCGCGGGCCGCCCGGGCCGCTCACCCGGCGGTGGACGACCGGCGCCGGCTCGGCGCGGCGATCGGCGCCGTCGACAGCGGTCTGCGCATCACACTCCGGCACCTGCGCGCCCGTCGCCTCTACGACCGCCCGGCGACCGAGATCCCGTACCTGCGCTCGGCCCTGGCCGGAGTGCTGGCCGATCTGCTGCTCTGCGACCGCCTGCTGGCAGCGGCCGACCTCCGCGTGGCCCGGGGTTTGGTGCCGCAGGCGCTGCTCGGGGCGATGGACGGCCTGTCGGTCCTGCTCGGTTCCCGGTTCTACATCCGCGTCGGCGAGCAGGCGATCTTCCCGGTGCTGTTCCGCGAAACCCAGGACGACCTGCTGGCGCTCGGCACCGCCGGACCCGCCCCGGTGACGGACGTCCGGGCGCTGCTGCCGGGTGTCGACGCGCCCGCCCTGCACCGCGACCGCGGCGGCTGGCGGACCCCGCCGGGACCCGCTGCGGACCTCGTCGACGACCTGTTCGACCGCTACCACGGCAACCGCTCGTTCGACCTGAGCCGCCGGCCGCTGCCGGACCGGCCCTGATCCCCTTGAGGAGCGTCATGTCAGACCTCAGCACCGCACCCACCCTCGACAGCCTGCGCGTCTGGCTCGTCGACTGCGTCGCCGGTCACCTCGGCCTCGACGCGGCCACCATCGCCACGGACCTGCCGCTGACGTCCTACGGCCTCGACTCCGTTTATGCCCTGTCGATCGCCGCGGAGCTCGAGGACCACCTGGACGTCTCGCTCGATCCGACCCTGATCTGGGACCACCCCACGATCGACGCCCTCAGCACGGCCCTGGTGGCCGAGCTGCGTTCCGCCTGAGCGTCACCGCCCGACCGCGAGAGGATCCCGCCACCATGACCGACGTATCGGTCGATCGTCGTCCCGTCTCCGCCGCCCAGCTGGGCATCTGGGTCGCGCAGCAGGTGCTGCCGGACAGTCCTCTCTACAACTGCGGCTGTTACTACGAGATCGGTGCGGCGGACCCCGTCCTGCTCGACCGGGCCGTCCGGCACGCGGTCGCCGAGACCGAGGCGCTGCGGTCGCGGTTCGAGACCATCGACGACGAGTTGTGGCAGCTGGTCGGCCCGGCCGAGCCCGAACCCCTGGAGGTCGTCGACCTGAGCGCGGAGGCCGACCCGCAGGAGGCCGCGCAGAGCTGGATGCGGGCCGCGATGGCCGGTGTCCGTCCGCTCGGCCGGGGACCGCTGAGCCGCCAGGCCGTGCTGCTGCTCGGGGCGGACCGGCGGCTCTGGTTCCACGGTTACCACCACGCGGTGCTCGACGGCTTCGGGCAGTCCGTCTATGCCTCCCGCGTCGCCGAGGTCTACGCCGCCCTCGCCGCCGGGCAGGCGCCGCCGCCACGGGTGTTCACGACCCTCGACGAGGTGCACGCGGACGCGGCCGTCGACCCGTCCACCCGCCGCTACGCCGCCGACCGCGACTACTGGCTGAACACCTTCGCGGACCGTCCCGAACCGGCGGGGCTCGCCGGGCGTAGCGCCGGCGCGGTGCCGACGCAGCTGCGCCGCATCCGTGCGCTCACGCCCGAGACAGCGACCCGATTCGCGGCGGCCGCCGGTGCCGTGGGCAGCACCTGGCCCGCAGCCGTGATCGCCGCGGTCGCCGCCTACTACCACCGGCTGACCGGCCGCGAGGACATCGTCTTCGCCCTGCCCCTCGCCGGTCGCCGCGGGCGCACGTCGCTGACCACCCCGGGCGCGCTGGTCAACGTGCTGCCGATCCGGCTCACGGTGTCCTCCCGCGACACGTTTGCCGAGCTCGCCGGGCAGGCCGCGCGGCGGCTCGCGGACGTCCTGCGGCACCAGCGGTTCCGCGGCGAGCAGCTCTTCCAGGAGCTCGGCCTGACCGGCGAGCGCGCGTTCTGGGGTCCGACGGTCAACGTCATGGGCTTCGGCGGGGACCTCGCCCTCGGTGAGCTCACCGCGGTGCCGCACCCGCTCGCGACCGGCCCGGTCCAGGACCTCAAGATCAACTTCTATGGTACGCCCGCAACAGGCGTCCGCCTCGAGTTCGACGCCGACCCCGCCCTCTACGACGCGGCCGCCGTCGAGGCGCACCAGACGCGGCTCGTCCGGTTGCTGACGGCCCTGGGCGACGACCCGGCGACCCGCATCGGCGCGGTCGATCTCCTCGACGGCACCGAACGCCACCACCTCCTGCACACCTGGAACGAGACCGCGCCGCTGCACACCGGCCACTACCTGCCCGAGCTCTTCGCCGAGCAGGTCGCGCGGACGCCGGACGCGGTAGCGGTCCGGCAGGCGGGCACCGCCCTCACCTATGCCGAGCTCGACGAACGCGCCAACCGCTTCGCCCGCTACCTGATCGGGCGCGGCGCCGGGCCCGAGCGGCTGGTCGGCGTCCACCTGCCCCGCTCGGCCGACCTCATGGTGGTGCTGCTCGGCGTCCTCAAGGCCGGTGCCGGGTACCTGCCGATCGACGCGTCGTACCCGCCGGACCGGATCGCCGCCGTGCTCGACGACGCGCGCCCGGTGCTGCTGGTCGACGACACCGCCGTGCTCGCCGCGTCGGCGGGTCTGCCCGGCACACCCGTCACGGATGCCGAGCGCCGGACGCCCCTGCTGCCCCAGCATCCCGCGTACGTGATCTACACGTCCGGGTCGACGGGCCGGCCCAAGGGTGTGCTCATCGACCA
Protein-coding regions in this window:
- a CDS encoding oxidoreductase → MTTLDQLLGDPYDAANPYGFAAIGAGAALPAGSGTGEDLRALYRRSPRAARAAHPAVDDRRRLGAAIGAVDSGLRITLRHLRARRLYDRPATEIPYLRSALAGVLADLLLCDRLLAAADLRVARGLVPQALLGAMDGLSVLLGSRFYIRVGEQAIFPVLFRETQDDLLALGTAGPAPVTDVRALLPGVDAPALHRDRGGWRTPPGPAADLVDDLFDRYHGNRSFDLSRRPLPDRP
- a CDS encoding acyl carrier protein, whose amino-acid sequence is MSDLSTAPTLDSLRVWLVDCVAGHLGLDAATIATDLPLTSYGLDSVYALSIAAELEDHLDVSLDPTLIWDHPTIDALSTALVAELRSA
- a CDS encoding acyl-CoA dehydrogenase family protein, translating into MTDLSTLLRGAAFDPATLAKLDEAEEFPADACAALDDFGLPGYYVPAEHGGVLRGFDEVATLLREVAGRDLTVAVAHGKTYLGAVATWIAGEPAAAARLGERIRAGAVVSCALTERAHGSDLLGGEVTARPAGDGWTLDGEKWLINNATRAELVTVLAKTDPAGGPRGFTLFLLDKNRLEPGALTPSPKVPTYGVRGADISGIVLRDARVGADAVIGPVGHGIEIILKALHITRTACVAMSLGAGDHALELAGAFARETVVDGRPLADRPAIQRVLADAAAALDLASAAATVAVRAITGLPRELSVHSAVAKAFVPAQVDDLIARLTVALGPYGLLGADFRHGAFAKLERDARIIGIFDGSSLVNRNSLIDQFRRLSRAWRKGEWNVSGLAEVTTPDAAPSPFRPGALSLVTDGNSVLTALPGAARAMTASDRLTGLVDRVVAATTGVHEEMAALTIRPHAVPPAAFELAERYELCYAAAAGIHLWLHEPRPAGETRLVALLERALTGVGAR